The following are encoded in a window of Prochlorococcus marinus str. MIT 1013 genomic DNA:
- the aspS gene encoding aspartate--tRNA ligase: protein MRTKTCGELRASAIGANVQLCGWVDRRRDHGGVIFIDLRDRSGTIQITVDPDQGQNLFSIAESLRNETVLQINGLVRARPDEAINRKIPTGEVEVLAENIKILNGVTTTLPFSVSIHDEESVKEEIRLRHRYLDLRRERMNKNLRLRHNTIKAARNFLENEGFIEVETPILTRSTPEGARDYLVPSRVCGGEFFALPQSPQLFKQLLMVGGIERYYQVARCFRDEDLRADRQPEFTQLDIEMSFMEEKEIIELNEKLIKHIWEKIKGIDLPNSFPRMTWQEAMDRFGTDRPDTRYGMELVNTSDLFSKSGFKVFSNAISSGGCVKCITIEDGNNLISNVRIKPGGDIFSEAQKAGAGGLAFIRVRDNEEVDTIGAIKDNLTTSQIKELLSKTQAKAGDLILFGAGPTNIVHRTLDRVRQFIAQDLKIISDNGLKTQWNFLWVTDFPMFEFNSDENRLEAIHHPFCAPKPEDIGESESLWKDKLPKSNAQAYDLVLNGLEIGGGSLRIHNSELQKTVLEVIGLSRNKAEEQFGFLIDALSMGAPPHGGIAFGLDRIVMLLANEDSIRDTIAFPKTQQARCSMAKAPANVENQQLEDLHIASTWIEPD, encoded by the coding sequence ATGCGCACTAAGACTTGTGGAGAACTACGAGCTTCCGCAATTGGCGCAAATGTTCAACTATGTGGTTGGGTTGATCGCAGGAGGGATCATGGCGGAGTAATTTTTATTGATCTAAGAGACCGCTCTGGAACAATTCAAATAACAGTTGATCCAGATCAAGGTCAAAATCTTTTTAGCATCGCTGAAAGTCTAAGAAACGAGACTGTTCTTCAAATCAATGGATTAGTAAGAGCAAGACCTGATGAAGCTATTAATAGAAAAATCCCAACCGGTGAAGTAGAAGTCTTAGCTGAAAATATAAAAATTCTGAATGGTGTTACTACTACTCTACCCTTCTCAGTTTCAATTCATGATGAAGAGAGTGTTAAAGAAGAAATCAGGCTGAGGCATAGATATTTGGATCTAAGAAGAGAGAGAATGAATAAAAATCTTCGATTGAGACATAACACAATCAAAGCGGCTAGAAATTTTCTTGAAAACGAAGGATTTATAGAAGTTGAAACACCTATTTTGACTCGATCAACTCCTGAAGGCGCAAGAGATTACTTAGTCCCCTCACGTGTATGCGGTGGCGAATTTTTTGCATTGCCGCAATCACCACAATTATTCAAACAATTATTGATGGTTGGTGGCATTGAACGTTACTACCAAGTTGCACGCTGTTTTCGTGATGAAGATTTACGCGCAGACAGGCAACCAGAATTTACTCAATTAGATATTGAAATGAGTTTTATGGAGGAAAAAGAAATCATTGAGTTAAATGAGAAGTTAATCAAACACATCTGGGAAAAAATTAAAGGGATTGATCTACCAAATTCATTTCCAAGGATGACTTGGCAAGAGGCTATGGATCGGTTTGGAACTGACAGACCTGATACTCGATATGGAATGGAACTTGTTAACACAAGTGATTTATTTTCTAAAAGTGGATTTAAAGTTTTTTCAAATGCTATTTCTTCTGGTGGATGCGTCAAATGCATCACCATTGAGGATGGAAATAATTTAATTAGTAATGTAAGAATAAAACCAGGTGGAGATATTTTTAGCGAAGCCCAAAAGGCTGGCGCGGGCGGGCTAGCATTTATTAGAGTTAGAGATAATGAAGAAGTCGATACTATTGGAGCCATAAAAGATAATTTAACTACCTCACAAATAAAAGAACTCCTATCAAAAACCCAAGCAAAAGCTGGTGATCTGATCCTTTTTGGTGCAGGACCCACAAATATTGTTCATAGAACCTTAGATAGAGTTCGTCAATTTATAGCTCAAGATCTAAAAATCATTTCCGACAACGGACTAAAAACACAATGGAATTTTCTTTGGGTCACTGATTTTCCTATGTTTGAATTTAATTCTGATGAAAATCGTCTTGAAGCAATTCATCATCCCTTCTGCGCTCCTAAGCCTGAAGATATTGGTGAATCAGAGAGCTTATGGAAAGACAAATTACCCAAGTCAAATGCTCAAGCTTATGATCTAGTGCTAAATGGACTAGAAATTGGTGGAGGATCTCTAAGAATTCACAACTCAGAACTTCAAAAAACTGTACTTGAAGTAATTGGTCTATCTAGAAATAAAGCAGAAGAGCAATTTGGGTTTTTAATTGATGCACTTTCAATGGGTGCTCCTCCACATGGTGGAATTGCATTTGGACTTGACAGAATAGTTATGCTTTTAGCCAATGAAGATTCAATTAGAGATACTATTGCTTTCCCAAAAACACAACAAGCTCGTTGTTCCATGGCTAAAGCCCCTGCAAACGTGGAAAATCAACAATTAGAAGACCTCCACATAGCCTCAACTTGGATCGAACCTGATTAA
- a CDS encoding anthranilate synthase component I family protein yields MNKIKRILIQWESPELVAHKLIKEWGEAGFVWLDGDGSDLGRWVTLGINPLEQFCSRELEISKKNSNPFKILHELPPGHWTGWLSYEAGFWTEPQNPWQTSSMATLWIASHDPILKFDLQNKELWLEGKDEKRISIMENFLKSTFHQKLSKAHSETTKQTERKHSIPLESWDWKLTSQEYSEKVDEIKEWIAKGDIFQANLTTSCKAPLPESMRPIDVYSKLKKCSPAPFAGVIIGDQMAKGEAIISTSPERFLKALPSGEVETRPIKGTRPRDRDPEKDADWAAELICSPKDHAENVMIVDLLRNDLGRVCQPGSIKVPHLLVLESYSQVHHLTSVVKGRLNTNKTWVDLLEACWPGGSVTGAPKLRACKRLYELEPTARGPYCGSILNINWDGVLDSNILIRSLMIKESSITANAGCGIVADSDSQKEAEEMNWKLMPLLKALT; encoded by the coding sequence GTGAATAAAATTAAACGAATACTAATTCAGTGGGAATCACCTGAACTAGTAGCTCACAAATTGATTAAAGAATGGGGAGAGGCAGGATTTGTATGGCTTGATGGCGATGGGAGTGATTTAGGTCGATGGGTTACCTTAGGAATTAATCCCTTAGAGCAGTTTTGTTCTAGAGAATTAGAAATTTCAAAAAAGAACTCAAATCCTTTTAAGATTTTACATGAATTGCCGCCAGGGCATTGGACTGGTTGGCTGAGTTATGAAGCTGGATTTTGGACAGAGCCACAAAATCCATGGCAAACAAGTTCTATGGCTACTTTATGGATAGCCTCGCATGACCCTATATTAAAATTTGACCTTCAAAATAAAGAGCTATGGCTAGAAGGCAAAGATGAAAAGCGCATCTCAATTATGGAAAATTTTCTAAAAAGTACTTTTCATCAAAAGCTTTCCAAAGCTCACTCTGAAACGACAAAACAAACAGAACGCAAACATAGTATTCCCCTAGAATCTTGGGACTGGAAGTTAACAAGTCAAGAATATTCTGAAAAAGTTGATGAAATCAAAGAATGGATTGCGAAAGGTGATATTTTCCAGGCTAATCTAACTACATCATGCAAAGCCCCATTGCCAGAATCCATGCGTCCAATAGACGTATATTCAAAACTTAAAAAATGCTCCCCTGCTCCATTTGCTGGAGTAATTATCGGCGATCAGATGGCAAAAGGAGAGGCTATTATATCAACTTCACCAGAAAGATTTTTAAAAGCGTTACCCAGTGGTGAAGTGGAAACGAGACCAATCAAAGGAACTAGACCCAGAGATAGAGATCCAGAAAAAGATGCTGATTGGGCAGCAGAGCTTATTTGTAGTCCAAAAGATCATGCTGAGAATGTAATGATTGTAGATCTACTAAGAAATGATCTTGGAAGAGTATGCCAACCTGGTTCAATCAAAGTCCCTCATCTACTAGTTTTAGAAAGCTATTCCCAAGTTCATCATCTCACTTCAGTAGTTAAAGGTAGACTCAATACAAATAAAACTTGGGTTGACTTGCTTGAAGCGTGTTGGCCAGGTGGTTCCGTAACAGGAGCACCCAAGCTTAGGGCATGTAAAAGATTGTATGAGCTTGAACCAACAGCGAGAGGTCCATATTGTGGATCAATATTAAATATAAATTGGGATGGGGTCCTTGATAGCAATATTCTCATTCGATCTTTAATGATTAAAGAATCCTCTATTACTGCTAATGCTGGATGTGGAATTGTTGCAGATTCAGATAGTCAAAAAGAAGCTGAGGAAATGAATTGGAAATTAATGCCACTTTTAAAAGCATTAACATGA
- a CDS encoding CbiX/SirB N-terminal domain-containing protein: MKRTFESSSSSVLSVSSINAFSSSEIICSRVSKTSHHLNFNKLVESTNTSSDVHQKLSLLPNRINCEPPHHLHLLVHGSRGGEIHPSLLSLVDQLKRLKNRSVSIEALTDDNPEQIDIGNRSVVLVPLFLLPGSHVCIDVPKIFKRLQEEGQNIKLFPFLGSFMPWLSLIDDLITSQRPFVKPALIHHPVSSDISSVFLKSLEKLLNIPLYSWSIWNQYTFKKEKNYLPIPYLLTPNKNVEIDSKGEQLKSLLEIDIIHRGLVNILGNLP, from the coding sequence ATGAAACGTACTTTTGAATCTTCTTCTTCCTCTGTATTGAGTGTTTCTTCGATCAACGCCTTCTCCTCGTCTGAAATTATTTGTTCCCGAGTATCTAAAACTTCTCATCATTTGAATTTTAATAAATTAGTTGAAAGTACTAATACATCTTCAGATGTCCATCAAAAGTTGTCTTTGTTACCAAATAGAATTAATTGTGAGCCTCCTCACCATTTACATTTATTAGTTCATGGTTCTCGAGGTGGTGAGATACATCCATCTCTTCTTTCTTTGGTTGACCAATTAAAACGGCTTAAAAATCGCTCTGTTTCAATAGAGGCTTTAACTGATGATAATCCAGAGCAAATTGACATCGGTAATAGATCAGTGGTTTTAGTTCCTCTTTTTCTGTTACCTGGAAGTCATGTTTGTATTGATGTACCAAAAATATTTAAACGTTTGCAAGAAGAGGGACAAAATATAAAATTGTTTCCTTTCCTAGGTTCTTTTATGCCATGGCTATCATTAATAGATGATCTGATAACTAGTCAGAGACCTTTTGTTAAACCTGCATTGATTCATCACCCTGTCTCTTCAGATATTTCAAGTGTTTTTCTTAAGTCCTTAGAAAAATTACTCAATATTCCTCTTTATTCATGGTCTATATGGAATCAATATACTTTTAAAAAGGAGAAGAATTATCTTCCTATTCCCTATCTTTTGACTCCCAACAAAAATGTAGAAATTGATAGTAAAGGAGAGCAGCTGAAATCTTTGCTTGAGATTGATATCATTCATCGTGGTCTTGTTAATATTTTGGGTAACTTGCCATGA
- the gcvT gene encoding glycine cleavage system aminomethyltransferase GcvT codes for MKLLQTPLYQECKKLGGKMVPFANWEMPVSFSGLIEEHNAVRKNVGMFDISHMGVVQLKGKNIKSALQNLVPSDVFRIGPGEACYTVFLKENGGIQDDLIIYDQGILDTKEESIVLVINASRKESDIEWLSLNLSKKEITISEFMPEGALIAIQGPESIHTFEKILQEPLSDLPRFGHRTITANPNITNSQESIFIARTGYTGEEGFEFLSSPETAKSIWKSLITSGVTPCGLGARDTLRLEASMHLYGNDINLDTTPFEAGLGWLVHLEMPNDFIGRKALEKQTEVGTRKKLVGIKVQDKGIARKGYPVLYNSKTVGQITSGTWSPTLKEPIALAYVPSEIAKINTQLEVEIRGKNHPAIIVKRPFYRKGF; via the coding sequence ATGAAATTACTGCAAACTCCTCTTTACCAAGAATGCAAAAAGTTAGGCGGTAAAATGGTCCCTTTTGCCAATTGGGAAATGCCTGTTAGTTTTTCTGGGTTAATAGAAGAACACAATGCAGTAAGAAAAAATGTTGGAATGTTCGACATCTCTCACATGGGTGTTGTCCAATTAAAAGGTAAAAATATCAAGAGCGCATTACAAAATTTAGTTCCCTCAGACGTGTTTCGAATAGGACCGGGTGAAGCGTGTTATACAGTTTTTTTAAAAGAAAATGGAGGAATTCAAGACGATCTAATCATTTATGATCAAGGGATTTTAGATACAAAAGAAGAAAGTATAGTTCTAGTCATTAATGCCTCAAGAAAAGAATCTGACATTGAATGGTTGAGTTTAAATCTTTCTAAAAAGGAAATCACAATATCCGAATTCATGCCAGAGGGTGCATTAATTGCCATCCAAGGTCCAGAATCAATTCATACGTTTGAGAAAATTCTTCAAGAGCCTTTATCGGATTTGCCACGTTTTGGTCACAGAACTATTACTGCTAATCCGAATATAACTAACTCACAAGAATCAATTTTTATTGCACGAACTGGTTATACAGGAGAGGAAGGGTTCGAATTTTTATCATCGCCAGAAACAGCTAAGTCCATCTGGAAGAGTCTAATTACATCGGGAGTTACTCCATGCGGGCTTGGAGCACGAGATACGCTGCGATTAGAAGCTTCTATGCATTTATATGGCAACGATATTAACTTAGATACAACTCCCTTTGAAGCTGGCTTGGGTTGGTTAGTTCATTTAGAAATGCCTAATGATTTTATAGGTAGGAAAGCTCTAGAAAAACAGACCGAAGTTGGAACGAGAAAAAAACTTGTTGGTATCAAGGTGCAAGATAAAGGAATAGCAAGAAAAGGATATCCAGTTTTATATAACAGCAAGACTGTTGGGCAAATAACTAGCGGAACTTGGTCTCCAACATTGAAAGAACCTATCGCTCTTGCTTATGTGCCTAGCGAAATTGCAAAAATAAATACTCAATTGGAAGTAGAAATTCGAGGGAAAAATCATCCTGCAATAATCGTAAAAAGACCTTTCTACAGAAAAGGTTTTTGA
- the cobA gene encoding uroporphyrinogen-III C-methyltransferase, whose translation MNTNQFGTVHLVGAGPGDPDLLTVKAQKLISKCDALVYDSLVPLELLELVSSNCQLHSVGKRRGHHSVPQRTTNDILFDLAKSYSCIVRLKGGDPFLFGRGAEEASYLHKKGVPVQVVPGVTSGIAAPAYVGIPVTHRLAGSSVTFVTGHEGIDKKRPAVNWRSLAKSSDGIVIYMGVHNLKFISAELIAGGMNPETSAAVIEQGTVIGQRYIKSPLVRLFERVQEENLRSPAIVVIGSVVDFQVEACSPKPAEVTFPIPI comes from the coding sequence ATGAATACAAATCAGTTTGGCACTGTACATCTTGTCGGAGCCGGTCCTGGTGATCCCGATTTATTAACAGTTAAAGCGCAAAAACTAATTAGTAAATGTGATGCGCTTGTATACGACTCTTTAGTTCCTTTAGAGCTACTTGAATTAGTTTCCTCAAATTGTCAACTCCATTCAGTAGGCAAGAGGCGTGGTCATCATTCGGTACCTCAGAGGACAACGAATGATATTTTGTTTGATTTAGCAAAGAGTTATTCTTGTATCGTTAGATTAAAAGGTGGTGATCCATTTTTGTTTGGTAGAGGTGCGGAAGAAGCTTCTTATCTTCATAAAAAAGGGGTTCCAGTACAAGTCGTACCTGGGGTTACATCTGGTATAGCTGCTCCTGCTTATGTTGGGATACCTGTTACTCATAGACTTGCTGGATCTTCAGTTACTTTTGTGACTGGACATGAGGGGATTGATAAAAAACGCCCAGCTGTAAATTGGCGGTCTTTAGCGAAATCCAGTGATGGAATCGTTATATATATGGGTGTTCATAATTTAAAATTTATCTCAGCAGAGTTGATTGCTGGTGGTATGAATCCTGAGACTTCTGCGGCAGTTATTGAGCAGGGGACTGTAATTGGTCAACGTTATATTAAGAGCCCTTTGGTTAGGCTTTTTGAGCGAGTTCAAGAAGAAAATTTAAGGTCTCCTGCGATTGTTGTAATAGGTTCAGTTGTGGATTTTCAAGTAGAAGCTTGCTCTCCAAAGCCAGCTGAAGTGACATTCCCAATTCCTATATAG
- a CDS encoding 7-carboxy-7-deazaguanine synthase QueE — translation MEPSLPVVECFHSLQGEGEHAGRSAYFIRLASCTVGCPWCDTKNSWNSELHPQQSLIDLSISTAKAQKEGAAFVVITGGEPLHHNLDHLCKEIRKSTLNLEKKSIPIHLETSGIDKLSGNPDWITLSPKRHSPPRIDNLLSCQELKVVIQNAEDLLFAKKMADLIKNNGKIKPQLFLQAGWENKEGQTLAIKFVKNNPDWKLSMQTHKWLGVL, via the coding sequence ATGGAACCATCTCTACCAGTAGTGGAATGTTTTCATTCTCTACAAGGAGAAGGAGAACATGCTGGTAGAAGCGCTTACTTCATCAGATTAGCTAGTTGTACAGTTGGATGTCCTTGGTGTGATACGAAAAATTCATGGAATTCCGAACTTCATCCACAACAAAGTTTGATAGATTTATCAATTAGCACAGCCAAAGCCCAAAAAGAAGGTGCAGCTTTTGTTGTAATCACTGGAGGTGAGCCATTACATCATAATTTGGATCATCTCTGTAAAGAAATTAGAAAATCTACACTCAATCTAGAGAAAAAATCTATTCCAATTCATCTCGAAACCAGTGGCATAGATAAACTCAGTGGTAACCCAGATTGGATAACATTATCTCCTAAACGTCATTCTCCTCCACGCATTGATAATCTGTTATCTTGCCAAGAATTAAAAGTTGTTATACAAAACGCTGAAGATTTACTTTTTGCTAAAAAAATGGCTGATTTAATAAAAAACAATGGAAAGATTAAACCTCAATTATTTTTGCAAGCAGGATGGGAAAATAAAGAGGGACAAACACTCGCAATCAAATTTGTAAAAAACAATCCTGATTGGAAATTAAGTATGCAAACTCACAAATGGCTAGGTGTACTCTAA
- a CDS encoding metal-binding protein has translation MSCNQCVSSHFDSFSWCKLRKIKIHSEIASVVACGHWIKKEPNSPKISEKFVHQQLDFGKILVINEN, from the coding sequence ATGAGCTGCAATCAGTGTGTTTCAAGTCATTTTGATTCATTTTCATGGTGTAAACTTAGAAAGATAAAAATACATTCTGAGATAGCTTCAGTTGTTGCTTGTGGTCATTGGATAAAAAAAGAACCTAATTCCCCAAAAATTTCTGAAAAATTTGTTCATCAACAACTCGATTTTGGAAAGATATTAGTTATAAATGAGAATTAA
- a CDS encoding CTP synthase, translated as MAKFVFVTGGVVSSIGKGIVAASLGRLLKSKGYSVSILKLDPYLNVDPGTMSPFQHGEVFVTEDGAETDLDLGHYERFTDTAMSRLNSVTTGSIYQAVINKERRGDYDGRTVQVIPHITREIRERIKRVADNSGADVVISEIGGTVGDIESLPFLEAIREFKGDVKRNDVVYVHVTLLPYIGTSGEIKTKPTQHSVKELRSIGIQPDILVCRSDRPINDDLKNKIGGFCGVNSDAVIASLDADSIYSVPLALKDEGLCKEVLDCLDLNDHESDLKDWEQLVHKLRNPGPSVKVALVGKYVQLNDAYLSVVEALRHACISQDASLDLHWINAENIESEGAEKLLQGMDAIVVPGGFGNRGVNGKIAAIRWAREQRVPFLGLCLGMQCAVIEWARNLAGLEDASSAELDPNSKHPVIHLLPEQQDVVDLGGTMRLGVYPCRLQTNTTGQSLYNEEVVYERHRHRYEFNNSYRTLLMESGYVISGTSPDGRLVELIELKNHPFFIACQYHPEFLSRPGKPHPLFSGLIQAAQLRVPSSPSEAFNPQSKIIEKKSLEQQ; from the coding sequence ATGGCAAAATTTGTTTTCGTCACAGGTGGTGTAGTTTCAAGCATTGGCAAAGGAATTGTTGCCGCAAGTCTTGGCAGACTTCTCAAATCAAAAGGATACAGTGTTTCGATTTTGAAGCTTGACCCATATTTAAATGTTGATCCTGGGACAATGAGTCCTTTCCAACATGGAGAGGTTTTTGTAACTGAAGACGGTGCTGAAACTGATTTAGACCTTGGGCATTATGAGCGCTTTACAGATACTGCAATGTCAAGGCTAAACAGTGTCACGACAGGTTCCATTTATCAAGCTGTTATTAATAAAGAAAGAAGAGGTGACTATGACGGAAGAACAGTTCAAGTCATCCCCCACATCACTCGTGAAATTCGCGAAAGAATTAAACGTGTAGCAGACAATAGTGGTGCAGATGTAGTGATATCAGAAATTGGAGGAACAGTTGGAGATATTGAATCTCTACCTTTTCTTGAGGCAATTAGAGAATTTAAAGGGGATGTAAAGAGAAACGATGTTGTTTATGTTCACGTCACATTATTGCCTTACATCGGTACATCTGGAGAAATCAAAACCAAGCCAACACAGCACTCAGTAAAAGAATTACGTTCTATAGGTATTCAGCCAGATATTTTAGTTTGTCGCAGTGATAGGCCCATTAATGATGATTTAAAAAATAAAATAGGAGGTTTTTGTGGAGTCAATTCTGATGCGGTCATAGCATCCCTTGATGCTGACAGTATTTACTCAGTGCCATTAGCTCTCAAAGATGAAGGACTGTGCAAAGAAGTATTAGATTGCTTGGATTTGAATGATCATGAAAGTGATTTAAAAGACTGGGAACAATTAGTCCATAAATTGCGCAATCCAGGTCCTTCTGTCAAAGTTGCATTAGTTGGCAAATATGTACAATTAAATGATGCCTACTTATCAGTAGTCGAAGCATTACGTCATGCGTGTATCTCGCAAGATGCATCGTTAGATCTTCACTGGATCAATGCGGAGAACATCGAATCAGAGGGAGCAGAAAAACTACTTCAGGGAATGGACGCAATTGTCGTTCCTGGAGGTTTTGGTAACCGTGGCGTAAATGGGAAAATAGCTGCTATCAGATGGGCACGGGAGCAAAGGGTTCCTTTTCTTGGACTTTGCTTAGGTATGCAATGTGCTGTCATTGAATGGGCTCGTAATTTAGCTGGTTTAGAAGATGCATCTAGTGCCGAACTAGATCCAAATTCAAAACATCCTGTAATTCACTTGCTGCCAGAACAACAAGACGTAGTTGATCTAGGAGGAACAATGAGATTAGGAGTATATCCTTGTAGACTTCAAACCAACACAACCGGGCAAAGTTTATACAACGAAGAAGTTGTTTACGAAAGGCATAGACATCGTTATGAGTTCAATAATTCATATAGGACTCTCCTAATGGAATCTGGCTATGTCATTAGTGGTACTTCACCTGATGGTCGATTGGTAGAACTAATAGAATTAAAAAATCATCCATTTTTTATTGCATGTCAATATCATCCAGAGTTTCTCTCTAGGCCAGGGAAACCACACCCTTTATTTAGTGGATTGATTCAAGCTGCACAATTACGCGTACCATCCTCTCCAAGTGAGGCATTCAATCCACAATCAAAAATTATTGAAAAAAAATCTCTAGAACAGCAATAA
- the queC gene encoding 7-cyano-7-deazaguanine synthase QueC: MIEQTTIALLSGGIDSATAACIAMEAEQKVIGLSFDYGQRHLKELQAAADLAKDLNLEDHITIKIDLSSWGGSSLTDTSQIIPTKGIEKNTIPNTYVPGRNTIFVAIGLSLAEARGANRIALGINAMDYSGYPDCRPDYLETYQELANLSSRVGREGKGIKLWAPLLDWEKAKIFKEALRLKIPIEKTWSCYQGESKPCGRCDSCRIRDKALKEIGREDLCSQNI; this comes from the coding sequence ATGATTGAACAGACAACAATTGCATTACTTTCCGGAGGAATTGATTCAGCTACAGCTGCTTGTATAGCTATGGAAGCTGAGCAAAAAGTGATTGGATTATCCTTTGATTATGGTCAACGACATCTTAAGGAGTTACAAGCAGCCGCAGATTTAGCAAAAGATTTAAATCTTGAGGATCACATAACAATCAAGATTGATTTATCTTCTTGGGGTGGATCCTCCTTGACAGACACGTCACAAATAATTCCAACTAAAGGAATAGAAAAAAATACTATTCCTAATACTTACGTTCCAGGTAGAAACACTATCTTTGTTGCTATTGGGTTAAGTCTTGCTGAAGCTCGTGGAGCCAATCGAATAGCATTAGGCATCAATGCAATGGATTATTCTGGATATCCAGACTGTAGACCGGATTATTTAGAGACATATCAAGAATTAGCTAACTTATCCAGCAGAGTAGGACGCGAGGGGAAAGGTATAAAACTCTGGGCTCCACTACTAGATTGGGAAAAAGCAAAAATCTTTAAAGAGGCATTACGCTTAAAAATTCCTATAGAAAAAACCTGGAGTTGCTATCAAGGTGAAAGTAAACCGTGTGGTAGATGTGATAGTTGTCGTATTAGAGATAAAGCATTAAAAGAAATAGGTCGTGAAGATCTATGTAGTCAAAATATCTAG
- a CDS encoding aminotransferase class IV — MTENKTEKLGWINGHWGIFKDLKVPINDRGLNFADGIFETIFILNGVPQLLNEHLNRWEKSASILEMSPPPSKEWLISLVEDGINRSQLNNVNGVIRINWTRGASKQRGIDISNTSHHSFWLEIDSCQPNFESISTIISQTERRNSFSRLSYCKTFSYNQGIQARIEAKNAGFSDAILLNSQGEICCATTANILVKRENNWLTPPSTSGCLPGIMRQRAIDLNIVKETLIEATPKDNDEWFLINSLSCRPIQKINKKELKISTNPKEFWLSLLKI, encoded by the coding sequence ATGACTGAAAATAAGACCGAAAAATTAGGCTGGATTAATGGTCACTGGGGAATCTTCAAAGATTTAAAAGTACCAATTAATGATCGAGGTCTCAACTTTGCAGATGGAATCTTTGAAACGATTTTCATTTTGAATGGAGTTCCGCAGCTTCTTAATGAGCATTTAAATAGATGGGAAAAGAGTGCAAGTATTTTAGAAATGAGTCCTCCACCATCAAAAGAATGGTTGATTTCACTCGTTGAAGATGGCATTAACCGATCACAATTAAATAATGTCAATGGAGTAATTCGTATTAATTGGACTCGAGGAGCATCAAAACAACGTGGAATTGATATCAGCAATACAAGCCATCATAGTTTTTGGTTGGAGATAGATTCTTGTCAACCAAATTTTGAATCTATATCTACAATAATTAGTCAAACTGAAAGAAGAAATTCTTTTAGTCGATTAAGTTATTGCAAAACATTTTCCTATAACCAAGGGATTCAAGCGCGCATAGAAGCAAAGAATGCAGGCTTTAGTGATGCAATATTATTAAATAGTCAAGGTGAAATATGTTGCGCCACTACAGCAAATATATTAGTAAAAAGAGAAAATAATTGGTTAACTCCACCATCTACTAGTGGTTGTCTACCAGGTATCATGCGTCAACGAGCAATTGATTTAAATATAGTAAAGGAGACACTTATTGAAGCCACACCAAAAGATAATGATGAATGGTTTTTAATCAATAGCTTAAGTTGTCGTCCAATTCAAAAAATAAACAAAAAAGAATTAAAAATATCAACTAACCCCAAAGAATTTTGGCTAAGTTTATTAAAAATCTAA